A single window of Coffea eugenioides isolate CCC68of chromosome 7, Ceug_1.0, whole genome shotgun sequence DNA harbors:
- the LOC113777762 gene encoding senescence-associated protein SPA15, chloroplastic isoform X1, which produces MAYNGIAYSSVQSPQHSKLSAINQEIDPSRRSNGHLSLFKMKFSSKGFWHLRGKLNNFVAFSRGHPISCHSTKTCNSETRERVRHLDDCPDVCRERVEDDHPVGLRRTVSSSQGLAEACKYVCNDAKFVNERARNDIVLLSRGIMRLDARARQDIAFLGTEFLKLDARAREGTEKIDHDVKRKAERLHHVAMILKNKAQSKLKSAADKHWSDGALEADLRRADFAAKQRAMEDALMALELVMNIHDMMVSKMYKFPSNSKRDSLNKKAEQITLEKNGKTLDFLPGEISADRITAIQDAYLSIASALSEGDGIDYTDPEELEFLVATLIDLDAMDGKSSVSLLAECSSSPNVQTRKALANALSAAPSMWTLGNAGMGALQRLAEDSNPAIAAAASRTINELKRQWEIEEGDNWRFMVNQTPGEEPERNEDNTD; this is translated from the exons ATGGCTTACAACGGCATTGCTTATTCATCTGTACAATCACCACAGCATAGTAAATTATCCGCCATTAATCAAGAAATTGATCCCAGCAGACGAAGCAATGGACACCTCTCTCTTTTTAAAATGAAGTTCTCTAGCAAGGGCTTCTGGCATTTACGGGGAAAGCTAAATAATTTTGTTGCCTTCTCCCGTGGACATCCTATATCATGCCATTCAACAAAAACTTGCAATTCTGAAACAAGAGAGCGTGTCAGACACTTAGATGATTGTCCCGATGTATGTAG AGAACGAGTTGAAGATGACCATCCTGTTGGGCTTCGAAGAACTGTTTCTTCAAGTCAGGGATTAGCTGAAGCCTGCAAATATGTTTGTAATGATGCAAAGTTTGTGAATGAGAGGGCTAGAAATGACATTGTATTGCTTTCTCG AGGCATAATGAGATTGGATGCCCGTGCACGCCAAGACATTGCTTTTCTTGGGACAGAGTTCCTCAAGCTCGATG CTCGGGCCAGGGAAGGTACTGAGAAAATTGACCATGACGTAAAACGTAAAGCTGAAAGGCTTCATCACGTTGCCATG ATTCTGAAAAACAAAGCTCAATCAAAGCTAAAAAGTGCTGCCGATAAACATTGGAGTGATGGTGCTCTAGAG GCTGATTTAAGGCGTGCTGACTTTGCTGCCAAGCAGCGAGCTATGGAAGATGCACTTATGGCTCTGGAG TTGGTCATGAATATTCACGACATGATGGTGAGCAAGATGTACAAGTT TCCTTCAAACAGCAAAAGAGATTCTCTAAACAAGAAGGCAGAGCAGATAACTCTTGAAAAGAATGGAAAAACCCTTGACTTCCTCCCTGGTGAAATATCTGCAGATCGTATTACTGCTATTCAG GATGCTTATTTGAGCATAGCATCTGCACTGTCAGAAGGTGATGGAATTGACTATACTGATCCTGAGGAG CTAGAGTTCTTGGTTGCCACTCTGATAGATCTGGACGCAATGGATGGCAAAAGCAGTGTCTCGCTGTTGGCAGAGTGTTCAAGCTCCCCTAATGTCCAAACCAG GAAAGCATTAGCAAATGCATTATCAGCTGCTCCATCAATGTGGACTCTTGGAAATGCAGGGATGGGAGCCTTGCAG AGACTGGCTGAAGATAGCAATCCTGCAATTGCTGCTGCAGCATCTAGAACCATCAATGAATTGAAAAGGCAGTGGGAAATAGAGGAGGGAGACAACTGGAGGTTCATGGTGAACCAAACACCAGGAGAGGAGCCGGAGAGGAATGAAGATAATACAGATTAG
- the LOC113777762 gene encoding senescence-associated protein SPA15, chloroplastic isoform X2, protein MAYNGIAYSSVQSPQHSKLSAINQEIDPSRRSNGHLSLFKMKFSSKGFWHLRGKLNNFVAFSRGHPISCHSTKTCNSETRERVRHLDDCPDVCRGIMRLDARARQDIAFLGTEFLKLDARAREGTEKIDHDVKRKAERLHHVAMILKNKAQSKLKSAADKHWSDGALEADLRRADFAAKQRAMEDALMALELVMNIHDMMVSKMYKFPSNSKRDSLNKKAEQITLEKNGKTLDFLPGEISADRITAIQDAYLSIASALSEGDGIDYTDPEELEFLVATLIDLDAMDGKSSVSLLAECSSSPNVQTRKALANALSAAPSMWTLGNAGMGALQRLAEDSNPAIAAAASRTINELKRQWEIEEGDNWRFMVNQTPGEEPERNEDNTD, encoded by the exons ATGGCTTACAACGGCATTGCTTATTCATCTGTACAATCACCACAGCATAGTAAATTATCCGCCATTAATCAAGAAATTGATCCCAGCAGACGAAGCAATGGACACCTCTCTCTTTTTAAAATGAAGTTCTCTAGCAAGGGCTTCTGGCATTTACGGGGAAAGCTAAATAATTTTGTTGCCTTCTCCCGTGGACATCCTATATCATGCCATTCAACAAAAACTTGCAATTCTGAAACAAGAGAGCGTGTCAGACACTTAGATGATTGTCCCGATGTATGTAG AGGCATAATGAGATTGGATGCCCGTGCACGCCAAGACATTGCTTTTCTTGGGACAGAGTTCCTCAAGCTCGATG CTCGGGCCAGGGAAGGTACTGAGAAAATTGACCATGACGTAAAACGTAAAGCTGAAAGGCTTCATCACGTTGCCATG ATTCTGAAAAACAAAGCTCAATCAAAGCTAAAAAGTGCTGCCGATAAACATTGGAGTGATGGTGCTCTAGAG GCTGATTTAAGGCGTGCTGACTTTGCTGCCAAGCAGCGAGCTATGGAAGATGCACTTATGGCTCTGGAG TTGGTCATGAATATTCACGACATGATGGTGAGCAAGATGTACAAGTT TCCTTCAAACAGCAAAAGAGATTCTCTAAACAAGAAGGCAGAGCAGATAACTCTTGAAAAGAATGGAAAAACCCTTGACTTCCTCCCTGGTGAAATATCTGCAGATCGTATTACTGCTATTCAG GATGCTTATTTGAGCATAGCATCTGCACTGTCAGAAGGTGATGGAATTGACTATACTGATCCTGAGGAG CTAGAGTTCTTGGTTGCCACTCTGATAGATCTGGACGCAATGGATGGCAAAAGCAGTGTCTCGCTGTTGGCAGAGTGTTCAAGCTCCCCTAATGTCCAAACCAG GAAAGCATTAGCAAATGCATTATCAGCTGCTCCATCAATGTGGACTCTTGGAAATGCAGGGATGGGAGCCTTGCAG AGACTGGCTGAAGATAGCAATCCTGCAATTGCTGCTGCAGCATCTAGAACCATCAATGAATTGAAAAGGCAGTGGGAAATAGAGGAGGGAGACAACTGGAGGTTCATGGTGAACCAAACACCAGGAGAGGAGCCGGAGAGGAATGAAGATAATACAGATTAG
- the LOC113778175 gene encoding HMG-Y-related protein A-like, translating into MATEVGKPPSLPSYPQMIFEAMSALQQKDGANKTAISKYIESRYGDLPAGHSNLLSAHLTRMKDTGELVFFKNNYLIPDPTARPRRGRGRPPKPKDPLAPGAVVPSEPKSRGRPKKDPNAEPAPKKPKPVAPSAQPAVSKTGRPRGRPRKVQPQSAGGGAEES; encoded by the exons ATGGCGACTGAAGTTGGTAAACCTCCCTCGCTCCCTTCATACCCACAG ATGATTTTTGAAGCCATGAGTGCATTGCAGCAAAAAGATGGTGCGAACAAGACAGCAATTTCCAAATACATAGAATCAAGATATGGAGACTTGCCAGCTGGACATTCGAACTTGCTTTCAGCCCATTTAACCAGAATGAAAGATACTGGTGAACTTGTTTTCTTCAAGAACAATTACCTGATTCCTGATCCCACTGCCCGTCCGAGGCGGGGCCGTGGCCGGCCCCCAAAGCCTAAGGATCCTCTGGCTCCAGGGGCAGTGGTGCCTTCTGAGCCAAAGTCTCGTGGCCGCCCAAAAAAGGACCCCAATGCAGAACCTGCTCCTAAGAAGCCGAAGCCGGTTGCCCCTTCCGCTCAGCCTGCTGTGTCGAAAACTGGGAGGCCTAGAGGTAGGCCTAGGAAGGTGCAGCCTCAGTCTGCAGGTGGTGGTGCGGAGGAGAGCTGA
- the LOC113777911 gene encoding HMG-Y-related protein A-like, whose product MATEEVGKPASLPPYPQMIVEAIDALKQKEGANKSAISKYIESKYGDLPAGHSTLLAVHLTRMKESGELVFFKNNYQMPDPTAPPRRGRGRPPKPKDPAAQEAVASPPRPRGRPKKDPNAEPAPKKPKPATAPPAVSKTGRPRGRPRKVQP is encoded by the exons ATGGCGACTGAAGAAGTTGGTAAACCTGCTTCCCTCCCTCCATATCCGCAG ATGATTGTCGAAGCCATTGATGCATTGAAGCAGAAAGAGGGCGCAAACAAGTCAGCAATATCCAAATACATAGAATCAAAGTATGGAGATTTGCCAGCCGGACACTCCACCTTACTCGCCGTTCATTTAACCAGGATGAAAGAAAGTGGTGAACTCGTTTTCTTCAAGAACAATTACCAGATGCCTGATCCAACTGCCCCGCCCCGGAGAGGCCGTGGCCGTCCCCCGAAGCCGAAGGACCCTGCTGCTCAAGAGGCAGTGGCTTCACCACCGAGGCCTCGAGGCCGCCCAAAAAAGGACCCCAATGCTGAGCCTGCACCTAAGAAGCCCAAGCCAGCAACTGCCCCGCCTGCTGTTTCGAAAACTGGAAGGCCTAGAGGTAGGCCTAGGAAGGTGCAGCCATAG
- the LOC113776815 gene encoding pentatricopeptide repeat-containing protein At4g38010-like has protein sequence MKYELMRFRSLLLLITNPRRNLQRSPLVLVRAIEFSTSGAKLPNWVSANKFFASCDHSEAALVAFLYYMKMLSSNTFPDKYTFPALLQACGPISDPGLVKQVHSHITKLGPDEDLFLGNSMINAYVVCGAKCFAREPFDQMAEKDVVSRTTLISGLVALGCYGEGVNVFKEMMMDGWTRPNAAAFASVLSACGDLGSCDHAKCLHALLEKAGWIELDVSIRNSLTDAYTKCGSLENATKVFNDVEDSEKDLYTWTAIISGLVMMDREGMHIYFLLGWSMILG, from the exons ATGAAGTATGAACTCATGCGTTTCAGATCTCTGTTACTGCTAATAACCAACCCCAGAAGGAACCTCCAGAGATCACCTTTAGTTCTTGTTAGAGCAATCGAGTTTTCAACATCTGGAGCTAAACTACCCAACTGGGTTTCCGCTAACAA GTTCTTTGCTTCGTGTGATCATTCTGAAGCTGCTTTGGTTGCTTTTCTTTATTACATGAAAATGTTGAGTTCAAATACTTtcccagataaatacacatttCCCGCCTTGCTACAGGCCTGTGGGCCAATTTCTGATCCAGGTTTGGTTAAACAGGTCCATTCACATATTACGAAACTTGGTCCTGATGAGGATTTGTTTTTAGGGAATTCGATGATTAATGCCTATGTTGTTTGTGGAGCGAAATGTTTTGCCCGGGAGCCGTTTGATCAAATGGCTGAGAAAGATGTCGTTTCACGGACAACCTTGATTTCAGGACTGGTGGCATTAGGTTGTTATGGTGAAGGGGTTAATGTTTTCAAGGAAATGATGATGGATGGTTGGACAAGGCCAAATGCTGCAGCTTTTGCCTCTGTACTGTCTGCTTGTGGCGATTTGGGATCTTGTGATCATGCTAAATGCTTGCATGCTTTACTAGAGAAGGCTGGATGGATTGAGTTGGATGTTTCCATTCGTAATTCACTTACAGATGCTTATACGAAATGTGGAAGTCTAGAAAATGCTACTAAGGTGTTCAATGATGTGGAAGATTCTGAGAAGGATTTATATACATGGACTGCGATAATCTCAGGCTTAGTGATGATGGACAGGGAAGGGatgcatatatattttttgctaGGATGGAGCATGATTCTGGGATAA
- the LOC113776816 gene encoding protein MIZU-KUSSEI 1, with protein sequence MPAPKSPSAPPPATPNGEIAPERSPSPSRPQIALQQSSHQNKKGSFISTKLFRRVRSVFKSFPIVSTPCKMPIPINGGRPHDGHHIHGGKQMTGTLFGYRKARVNLAIQENPRCLPLLVLELSINTGKLLHEMGLGLVRIALECEKHHPSEKIKLIDEPIWTMYCNGKKVGYAVKREPTEDDLNVIQMLHAASVGAGVLPIDHTSAGESSSDGGELTYMRACFERVVGSRDSETYYMMNPDGRNSGPELSIFFVRV encoded by the coding sequence ATGCCGGCACCAAAATCTCCATCAGCGCCACCTCCAGCAACCCCCAATGGCGAAATTGCACCGGAGAGGTCGCCGTCGCCCTCCCGGCCCCAAATTGCCCTTCAACAATCTTCCCATCAGAACAAAAAAGGTTCATTTATATCAACCAAACTTTTCCGTCGAGTCAGGTCAGTGTTCAAGTCATTTCCTATAGTCAGTACGCCTTGCAAGATGCCGATCCCAATCAACGGTGGTCGGCCTCACGACGGCCACCACATTCATGGAGGAAAGCAAATGACAGGAACCCTTTTCGGGTACCGAAAAGCTAGAGTTAACTTGGCTATCCAAGAAAATCCCAGGTGCCTTCCATTGCTTGTGCTCGAACTCTCCATCAACACCGGAAAGCTCCTCCATGAGATGGGATTGGGGCTGGTCAGAATTGCTTTGGAGTGTGAAAAGCATCATCCCTCGGAGAAAATCAAGCTCATTGACGAACCGATATGGACTATGTATTGCAATGGTAAAAAAGTTGGGTATGCAGTAAAGAGAGAGCCAACTGAGGATGATTTGAATGTGATACAAATGCTTCATGCAGCTTCAGTGGGAGCTGGGGTGCTTCCCATTGATCATACCAGTGCTGGAGAATCTTCATCGGATGGCGGAGAATTGACTTACATGAGAGCTTGCTTTGAACGAGTGGTAGGATCCAGGGACTCGGAAACTTATTATATGATGAATCCGGATGGTCGCAACAGTGGACCAGAACTTAGCATTTTTTTCGTAAGGGTTTGA